In the Bacillus shivajii genome, one interval contains:
- a CDS encoding DUF5342 family protein — translation MLTHFQYKEIKNNMVNQEWQFSFFYKQNRFVGHYFKDGSIQWKQPGEILREDKEFIESCVHDLMLYHVYEDH, via the coding sequence GTGCTTACACACTTTCAGTATAAAGAGATAAAAAATAATATGGTTAATCAAGAGTGGCAGTTCTCTTTCTTTTATAAACAAAACCGTTTCGTCGGCCATTATTTTAAAGATGGGTCAATTCAATGGAAGCAACCAGGTGAAATATTACGTGAAGATAAGGAGTTTATTGAGTCTTGTGTTCACGACTTAATGCTCTATCACGTTTATGAAGACCATTAA
- a CDS encoding YheC/YheD family endospore coat-associated protein, translated as MKNVVILTSSKHGKPFIGDEQFYKKLITQLKDRNAEGYVFPFSMQNRELIAYKWQPDTSTWLKTTCPKPSVVYNRYPYRELEKNKQVQSYLKFLEEENIPFFNSCFFRKENVAQLLQKNRYTAVHFPNTVPVTNVIAFKHFLDKYSEVFIKDVHGSQGNGIWKVTKHRDDCYTLVSQRKTFHDLSFKKIMYLLTPLFKKRQLILQEGIPLKQVDEFRYDFRILMHFVKNKWSLIGFAPRVAKKDGLTTHVPKGGKLVSVNDVPFIPPEKKIKEIGRSIGKLLQQRFGNVNEFSFDLGVDESNHPWIFDVNSKPMVFDEEHIQEKCIRSLAYMLLSTTNEK; from the coding sequence GTGAAAAACGTAGTGATATTAACTAGTTCAAAGCACGGAAAGCCATTTATAGGAGATGAACAATTTTACAAGAAGCTTATAACACAATTAAAAGACAGGAATGCTGAAGGGTATGTTTTTCCGTTTTCAATGCAAAACCGTGAACTTATTGCTTATAAATGGCAACCTGATACCTCAACCTGGTTAAAAACAACATGCCCTAAACCTTCTGTCGTTTATAATCGTTACCCTTATCGTGAACTTGAGAAAAATAAGCAAGTACAATCTTATTTAAAGTTTTTAGAAGAAGAAAATATCCCTTTTTTTAATTCATGCTTTTTTAGAAAAGAAAATGTTGCACAACTTTTACAGAAAAACCGTTATACAGCAGTTCATTTCCCTAATACGGTCCCGGTTACGAATGTAATCGCATTTAAGCACTTTTTAGATAAGTATTCTGAAGTTTTCATTAAAGATGTTCATGGGTCTCAAGGTAATGGTATTTGGAAAGTGACAAAACACCGTGACGATTGTTATACACTCGTTTCGCAGCGTAAAACATTTCATGACTTAAGCTTCAAAAAAATCATGTATCTCTTAACTCCGTTATTTAAGAAAAGGCAGTTAATATTACAAGAAGGTATTCCATTAAAACAGGTTGATGAATTTCGTTATGACTTCCGTATCTTAATGCATTTCGTAAAAAACAAATGGAGTCTCATTGGATTTGCTCCTCGAGTAGCAAAAAAGGATGGGTTAACAACGCACGTCCCTAAAGGAGGAAAACTCGTTTCAGTTAATGATGTCCCGTTTATACCACCTGAAAAAAAGATTAAAGAAATTGGTAGATCCATTGGAAAGCTACTGCAACAACGGTTCGGAAACGTGAATGAATTTTCATTTGACTTAGGCGTTGATGAAAGCAATCACCCTTGGATCTTCGACGTAAACAGTAAACCAATGGTATTTGATGAAGAACATATTCAAGAAAAATGCATTCGCTCCTTAGCCTACATGCTACTATCCACCACTAACGAAAAATAA
- a CDS encoding YheC/YheD family endospore coat-associated protein, with amino-acid sequence MSQPGRFESIIVDQKEKGDVLTISSAYRELWEIEEGTFQHVVFGSREIPCTIHYDETLKDKQLVVSKSVSDFLLLPKQRTCLTIIFDEDNRLYLGPIIGIFTAGFTGSNLRPVGERSFLFAKYAKAAQLSGAIAVIFGVHHIHWEEGITEGCIFTEKGWQTVRVPLPNVIYDRLPNRKTERLSEYRAVSKRLKEEYNIPMFNPGFFDKWEIHEKLSLNEKATPFLAKTLAYPKKKDIREFIENCHHIYMKPKNGSLGMGIHQIVFKPDEGFYYCRFRDHEKNRLRRYSSIDRLLKTQFKGGFEHFVVQEGISLLAYQNKPIDFRVHTNKDINGKWTLSALAAKVAGPGSVTTHVKSGGQVKSVAEIWEDLQLNKTLLNELKEAALLLSECIDEAVEGNVGEIGFDLGIDKNEKIWMFEANSKPGRTIFSHPKLRYDDQLTRRLPMEYAIYLHTKSIDSQIGMPEYIVNQ; translated from the coding sequence ATGTCACAGCCAGGTAGATTTGAAAGCATCATTGTTGATCAAAAAGAAAAAGGGGACGTCTTAACGATTTCTAGTGCATATAGAGAATTATGGGAAATCGAGGAAGGAACTTTTCAACATGTTGTTTTTGGATCCAGAGAAATACCATGTACCATTCATTACGATGAAACCTTGAAAGATAAACAACTTGTCGTTTCAAAGAGTGTCTCTGATTTTCTACTGTTACCTAAACAACGAACCTGTTTAACGATCATTTTTGATGAGGATAACAGATTATACCTTGGACCGATTATCGGAATTTTTACAGCAGGTTTTACAGGAAGTAACCTCCGCCCTGTTGGCGAAAGGTCTTTCCTTTTTGCTAAATATGCCAAAGCAGCACAGTTATCAGGGGCTATTGCAGTCATTTTTGGTGTGCATCATATTCATTGGGAAGAAGGTATAACCGAAGGGTGTATTTTCACAGAAAAAGGCTGGCAAACAGTCCGTGTTCCACTGCCAAATGTGATTTATGACCGGCTACCAAACCGAAAAACTGAAAGGCTTTCAGAATACCGTGCAGTTTCTAAGCGTTTAAAAGAGGAATACAACATTCCGATGTTTAACCCTGGTTTTTTTGACAAATGGGAAATCCATGAAAAGCTATCACTGAATGAAAAAGCAACCCCCTTTTTAGCGAAAACACTTGCATATCCTAAGAAGAAAGATATTCGTGAGTTTATAGAAAATTGCCACCACATTTATATGAAACCGAAAAATGGTAGTTTAGGAATGGGCATTCACCAAATCGTATTTAAACCTGATGAAGGCTTTTATTATTGCAGGTTCCGTGACCATGAAAAAAACCGTCTGCGCCGATATAGTTCAATCGATAGGTTATTGAAAACTCAATTTAAGGGTGGATTTGAACATTTTGTCGTTCAAGAAGGCATATCATTATTGGCGTATCAAAATAAACCGATCGATTTTCGTGTCCATACAAACAAAGATATCAACGGAAAATGGACGTTAAGTGCACTCGCAGCGAAAGTTGCTGGTCCAGGCAGTGTGACCACACATGTAAAGAGTGGTGGTCAAGTAAAGTCAGTAGCTGAGATTTGGGAAGACTTACAATTAAATAAAACGTTATTAAATGAGTTAAAAGAAGCTGCCTTGTTGCTTAGTGAATGCATTGACGAGGCGGTTGAAGGAAATGTAGGGGAAATCGGCTTTGATCTTGGTATAGACAAAAATGAAAAGATATGGATGTTCGAAGCGAACTCGAAACCAGGTAGAACGATTTTTTCTCACCCGAAATTAAGGTATGACGATCAACTTACGAGACGATTACCAATGGAATATGCAATTTATTTACACACAAAATCAATTGATTCGCAAATCGGAATGCCTGAATATATCGTAAACCAATAA
- a CDS encoding YheC/YheD family endospore coat-associated protein produces MKTLGILQYTLSKESEYIDEVARICASKGICVYQFTPFHWNHIKNSIRGLRYNIETNKWEKATFELPQYIYDRCFYPANKQLKQRCHIQLQRMKKNAVFLGEGFPNKWKVYEWLAENDHLSNYLPPTDLLTNKSFLSYVKKYKSVAIKPIFGSGGQGFFKITSEGDRTLIQSGDHTFSQFYEGSLEDVFQDVVKKISHEPYLIQPFLSLTRNNTPFDLRVVMQKRQSNQWHFIGMGYRFGKKGTFTSNLQSGGTVRKSIPFRKSEAVQIKNTLSYIKKELPKQINKHHGTVFEIGIDIGIDENGDIWILEVNSKPGYQTVLQLSTEVKKHYICEGPLRVIENDKKRNEDHRSIFLKE; encoded by the coding sequence GTGAAGACGTTAGGAATTTTACAATACACATTAAGTAAAGAATCAGAATACATTGATGAAGTAGCCCGAATTTGTGCATCTAAAGGAATCTGCGTTTATCAATTTACACCCTTTCATTGGAACCACATAAAGAATTCTATTCGAGGATTACGTTATAACATTGAAACAAACAAGTGGGAAAAAGCAACGTTTGAACTTCCGCAATATATTTATGACAGATGCTTTTATCCAGCGAATAAGCAGTTAAAACAAAGGTGTCACATTCAATTACAACGAATGAAAAAAAACGCGGTATTTTTAGGTGAAGGTTTTCCGAACAAATGGAAAGTTTATGAATGGTTAGCTGAAAATGACCATCTCTCCAATTACTTACCACCAACCGACTTGCTAACGAACAAAAGCTTTCTTTCTTATGTAAAAAAATACAAATCCGTTGCAATAAAGCCTATTTTTGGATCTGGAGGACAAGGTTTTTTCAAGATCACTTCTGAGGGAGATCGGACGCTTATCCAAAGCGGAGATCATACATTTTCTCAATTTTATGAAGGTTCTCTAGAAGATGTATTTCAAGATGTCGTAAAGAAAATATCTCACGAACCGTACCTCATCCAACCATTTTTATCGTTAACAAGAAATAACACCCCATTTGATTTACGTGTTGTTATGCAAAAAAGACAGAGTAACCAATGGCATTTCATTGGAATGGGGTACCGTTTCGGTAAAAAAGGCACTTTCACCTCAAATTTGCAATCTGGTGGAACAGTACGAAAGTCCATACCATTTAGAAAGTCCGAAGCTGTTCAGATTAAAAACACATTATCATACATCAAAAAAGAACTCCCTAAACAAATAAATAAACACCACGGTACCGTCTTTGAAATCGGCATTGATATAGGAATCGATGAAAATGGTGATATATGGATTTTAGAAGTCAACTCAAAGCCAGGTTATCAAACCGTATTGCAGCTCTCAACAGAAGTTAAAAAACATTATATATGTGAAGGTCCTTTAAGAGTAATTGAAAACGATAAGAAAAGGAACGAAGATCACCGCTCGATATTCCTAAAGGAGTGA
- a CDS encoding YheC/YheD family endospore coat-associated protein: MFSYPFYIRLIDCSNTLNEYEIMIPQKAASIWNLRLKQKMNVSYHFHSSECTISISDKMVDHTILLSEQLAEKLQLPLEQPIQCFYDQEAKVFHFGPSIGMVIGEGFPTNEQIFGTITSYATAMAKKAYDLYLPFFVFPFQDIHEQKVNGYRFDGEQWIQCKLLLPHVIYNRIGRRDQENTQKATNFFKKLNEHNIPYFNERFINKWEAYTLFLKEPTLAPFLPETTKIKSKDDFFSLFDKYDNFYLKPSWGKEGNGIMSMSKEESTYCLQFPLSQDKQTKFFETDKQVYEYLKYKLSKRQYIAQPRIKSIKYNNAFVDFRVLCMKDHVGEWKCCSAIARIGSEKNIVTNLSQGGTQLKVLDVLQDNFKKDHAQHMERFLHELAIHAASSFDIVTLGHYGELGFDFMVDQQGHIYILEVNIKPTKGELLQVDDSPLPSIRYILNYASSLSSFV, translated from the coding sequence ATGTTTAGTTATCCATTTTATATACGTCTCATCGACTGCTCAAACACACTAAATGAATACGAAATCATGATCCCTCAAAAGGCTGCATCGATTTGGAACTTACGACTAAAGCAAAAGATGAATGTATCTTATCATTTTCATAGTAGTGAATGTACGATCTCTATTTCCGATAAAATGGTCGACCATACAATTCTCCTTTCTGAACAACTCGCTGAAAAATTACAATTGCCATTAGAACAACCCATTCAATGTTTTTACGATCAAGAAGCAAAAGTGTTCCATTTCGGACCCTCAATCGGGATGGTGATTGGTGAAGGCTTCCCTACCAATGAGCAAATATTTGGCACAATTACGTCCTATGCAACCGCAATGGCTAAAAAAGCATATGACTTGTATTTACCATTTTTCGTTTTTCCATTTCAAGACATACATGAACAAAAAGTTAATGGTTACCGGTTTGACGGAGAGCAATGGATTCAATGCAAATTGTTACTTCCACATGTCATATATAACCGGATCGGAAGACGTGACCAAGAGAACACTCAAAAAGCAACCAATTTCTTTAAAAAACTTAATGAACACAATATACCTTACTTTAATGAACGTTTTATAAACAAGTGGGAAGCATACACATTATTTCTGAAGGAGCCTACACTCGCCCCATTTTTACCTGAAACAACAAAAATTAAATCTAAAGATGACTTTTTTTCTCTGTTTGATAAATATGATAATTTTTACTTAAAACCGTCCTGGGGCAAAGAAGGAAACGGGATTATGTCAATGTCGAAAGAAGAATCAACCTATTGTTTACAGTTCCCGCTTTCCCAAGATAAACAAACAAAATTTTTCGAAACCGACAAACAAGTTTATGAATATTTGAAGTATAAGTTATCTAAGAGACAATATATCGCTCAACCTCGAATAAAAAGTATAAAGTACAATAATGCTTTTGTAGATTTCCGCGTACTATGTATGAAAGACCATGTTGGTGAATGGAAATGTTGCTCTGCTATTGCTCGTATCGGCAGTGAAAAAAATATCGTTACAAACTTGTCACAAGGTGGTACGCAACTAAAAGTCCTTGATGTCCTTCAAGACAATTTCAAAAAAGATCATGCACAACATATGGAACGGTTCTTACATGAACTTGCTATCCACGCTGCCAGTTCGTTTGATATTGTGACATTAGGTCATTACGGCGAGCTAGGATTCGACTTTATGGTTGATCAACAAGGTCACATCTATATTTTAGAAGTTAATATAAAACCGACAAAGGGAGAGCTTTTACAAGTGGATGACAGCCCTCTCCCATCTATTCGATATATATTAAACTATGCCTCATCTTTATCAAGCTTTGTATAA
- a CDS encoding DUF445 domain-containing protein yields MTLQIVWFFSLILIGALIGGGTNVLAIRMIFRPYKPLYIGSYRLPFTPGLVPKRRNEIAKQLGKMVEHHLVTPEGIESKLLEGTLEKEVENKILTSIKSVTEDERTLNEWLSPYTGDRWSTTSVTESYERLIKNKLMMLVEKYEHEPLKTVIPKDWQMKVEEQLPVLSDRILMQAEKFLDSKEGEATLNKMLDRFFETKGSFGGMLGKVASRFSATERLSNELKKMVRDENTQLVVNRLIKNEYEKLLSYKMMEMMNKDVIEENIDELVTMIIHETPVVNEWERPLNEWSYKYQEVVSKSLVPKVMESVSFIAQKYVRQLITQLGISDIVEKQVNHFPLKKLEDMLLMIAKKELKMIAVLGAIIGGLIGFIQGTLIFFLL; encoded by the coding sequence ATGACATTACAAATCGTTTGGTTTTTTAGTTTGATTTTGATTGGTGCACTTATCGGTGGTGGAACAAATGTACTAGCGATACGGATGATCTTCAGGCCATACAAGCCGTTATATATTGGTTCATACCGTCTCCCGTTCACACCAGGTTTAGTACCAAAGCGAAGAAATGAAATTGCAAAACAGCTAGGAAAGATGGTTGAGCATCATCTAGTAACTCCAGAGGGAATTGAAAGTAAATTGCTCGAAGGAACATTAGAAAAAGAAGTGGAAAACAAAATACTTACTTCAATAAAATCAGTAACAGAAGATGAAAGAACGTTAAATGAGTGGCTTTCACCTTATACCGGAGACCGTTGGTCAACAACATCAGTAACGGAATCTTATGAACGTCTGATAAAGAACAAACTAATGATGCTTGTTGAAAAATATGAACATGAACCATTAAAAACAGTTATACCTAAAGATTGGCAGATGAAGGTTGAAGAACAATTGCCGGTTTTATCTGATCGGATTTTAATGCAAGCAGAGAAGTTCTTAGATTCTAAAGAGGGAGAAGCGACATTAAATAAGATGCTTGATCGCTTTTTTGAAACGAAAGGAAGCTTCGGGGGCATGTTAGGTAAAGTAGCATCTCGCTTTTCAGCTACTGAACGGTTATCTAACGAACTAAAAAAGATGGTTCGTGATGAAAATACGCAACTTGTTGTCAATCGGTTAATAAAAAATGAGTATGAAAAATTATTAAGTTACAAAATGATGGAAATGATGAATAAGGATGTAATAGAAGAAAATATAGATGAACTTGTGACGATGATTATTCATGAAACACCAGTAGTCAATGAGTGGGAGCGCCCGTTAAATGAATGGTCATATAAATATCAAGAAGTTGTCTCAAAGTCTCTTGTTCCGAAAGTGATGGAGTCAGTAAGTTTTATAGCACAAAAATATGTCCGCCAACTTATCACTCAGCTCGGAATTAGTGATATTGTCGAAAAACAAGTAAACCATTTTCCACTAAAGAAACTAGAAGACATGCTGTTAATGATAGCAAAAAAGGAATTAAAGATGATTGCTGTCTTAGGAGCAATTATTGGTGGGCTCATTGGTTTCATTCAAGGGACACTCATTTTCTTTCTATTATGA
- a CDS encoding YlbF family regulator gives MMANPYDKAQELASVLKESEEFTTLRDLHNEVNNDEVAKRMLDNFRQVQIELQQKQMQGAQITEEEIQEAQKQFEVVQQHETISKLMEQEQRMSQLVGELNKVVTSPLEELYGVDEQQEQ, from the coding sequence ATTATGGCAAATCCATACGATAAGGCACAAGAGCTTGCGAGTGTCTTAAAAGAAAGCGAAGAATTTACAACATTAAGAGACCTTCATAACGAAGTAAACAATGATGAAGTTGCAAAACGTATGTTAGATAACTTCCGTCAAGTTCAAATTGAACTTCAACAAAAGCAAATGCAAGGCGCTCAAATTACAGAAGAAGAAATTCAAGAAGCTCAAAAGCAATTTGAAGTTGTTCAACAGCACGAAACAATTTCAAAGCTTATGGAGCAAGAGCAACGCATGAGCCAGCTAGTTGGAGAACTTAATAAAGTCGTAACATCTCCTTTAGAAGAGCTTTACGGTGTTGACGAGCAGCAAGAACAATAA
- a CDS encoding HAD family hydrolase, with protein sequence MAYRLLALDIDGTLLKSNHRLGKETKEAIEFVKSKGVYVTLATGRAFPSAKKVAKSLKIDDNYLITHDGAFVADDSENPIFERRIESSKVYQIVDILENYHCHIRLLHEKYAVGNKVHHKSQLIARMNVGMGDPLFYPVNFVDSPSHHLIDQPLTVPKIRAHFWNEVEQQDAMEELEEAVPDIRLTSSEHGSLDITDASVSKARGLQVLGKKLGIPLKEMVAIGSYDNDAEMVAQAGLGVVMGQSSKELKSMANWITRSNDQNGVAYMVREVFRKQFHPKVFK encoded by the coding sequence ATGGCATACCGCTTATTAGCGTTGGACATCGATGGAACCCTATTGAAGTCGAATCATCGACTAGGGAAAGAAACAAAGGAAGCAATTGAGTTTGTAAAGAGTAAGGGTGTTTATGTAACATTAGCAACTGGCAGAGCTTTTCCGTCTGCAAAAAAAGTGGCAAAATCATTGAAAATTGATGATAACTATTTAATTACTCATGATGGAGCATTTGTAGCTGACGACTCTGAAAACCCGATTTTTGAACGTAGAATTGAATCGAGCAAAGTGTATCAAATCGTTGATATATTAGAAAATTACCATTGTCATATCCGTTTGTTACACGAAAAATACGCAGTAGGAAATAAAGTTCATCATAAGAGCCAGCTGATTGCTCGGATGAATGTAGGTATGGGGGATCCATTATTTTACCCAGTAAATTTTGTTGACTCACCTAGCCACCATTTAATCGATCAGCCTTTAACTGTACCAAAAATACGAGCACACTTTTGGAATGAAGTAGAACAGCAAGATGCAATGGAGGAGCTAGAAGAAGCTGTTCCTGACATTCGACTTACTTCTTCTGAACATGGAAGTTTAGATATCACTGATGCTTCTGTTTCAAAAGCTAGAGGGTTACAAGTACTAGGAAAAAAACTTGGTATTCCTTTAAAAGAAATGGTAGCGATCGGATCTTATGATAATGATGCAGAGATGGTTGCTCAAGCAGGCTTAGGTGTCGTAATGGGGCAATCTTCAAAGGAATTAAAATCGATGGCAAATTGGATTACAAGATCCAATGATCAAAACGGGGTTGCGTATATGGTAAGAGAAGTATTTAGAAAACAGTTTCATCCTAAAGTATTCAAATAA
- a CDS encoding PaaI family thioesterase yields the protein MSEERLREKFERALQVHNDGTGQQFLYSLLDFNIEYLEEEEKVRITAPVDEVKFNPVGFLHGGIITYIADTAMGHLCAAFGSPSVSLELKTQFFRTANDGEIIAVASFIKKGKTVQFVECDLHDDKNRHLAKVTATFYQLEG from the coding sequence ATGAGTGAGGAACGTTTGCGAGAAAAGTTTGAACGAGCTTTACAAGTACATAACGATGGAACAGGTCAGCAATTTTTATATTCATTATTAGATTTTAATATTGAATATCTTGAAGAGGAAGAAAAGGTTCGTATTACAGCCCCCGTTGATGAGGTTAAGTTTAACCCTGTTGGGTTTCTTCATGGTGGGATCATTACATACATTGCTGATACAGCAATGGGACATTTATGTGCAGCCTTTGGAAGCCCTAGTGTTTCTCTTGAGTTAAAAACACAATTTTTCCGCACTGCAAATGATGGAGAGATCATTGCAGTTGCATCATTCATAAAAAAGGGAAAGACGGTACAATTCGTAGAATGCGATTTACATGATGATAAAAACCGTCATTTAGCAAAAGTTACAGCAACATTCTATCAACTTGAAGGGTAA
- a CDS encoding AMP-binding protein, whose translation MMKIFKLMYVLYKIQLLSPISLYRLIVAIFKNGINLMTLLHFAKMKYGNHIALVDDNETITYRQLFNESKKLAFFMKEKYHLQSGHKVGFLCKNHAALVKAIFAVSRLGADVYLINAEMSKSQFNHLVHRHRFDLLIYDRELNGLVEQSDYTNASLFTYHDKLPSINHLQRSNTNEKQSLKRSSSSKLVLQTSGTTGVSKEAAHKPSLFNYLNPFIAFIQRLKILNYKTAYIATPIYHGYGIAVLLLFIPLGKKAVISSVFDAKKACRLIRNHHIEMVTVVPVILQKMLQTNPQDLKTLSCIASGGARLPVKLIERSCGELGNVLYNLYGTSEAGLNFIATPEDLTIAPTTIGKKINGLQIKVLDDDMYEVENGKVGQLCVRNDWSIANRNKTWIKTGDLGYRDENGYYFLCGRTDDMVISGGENVYPIEVEQELMKHSLIEDVAIIGVNDEHFGQRLKAFVLLVENVDLTEEELREWLRPSVARFQLPKEIEFVDKMPYSPLGKLDKKQLK comes from the coding sequence ATGATGAAGATATTTAAGTTAATGTATGTCTTGTATAAGATTCAGTTACTTTCTCCAATAAGTTTGTATCGATTAATTGTAGCTATTTTTAAAAATGGCATCAATTTAATGACACTATTGCATTTTGCTAAAATGAAATATGGCAATCATATTGCCTTAGTTGACGATAATGAAACTATTACTTATAGGCAGCTATTTAATGAATCTAAAAAGCTTGCTTTCTTTATGAAGGAAAAATATCACCTTCAAAGCGGACATAAGGTTGGTTTTTTGTGCAAAAACCACGCAGCACTAGTAAAAGCTATTTTTGCTGTTTCAAGATTAGGAGCAGATGTCTATTTAATAAATGCTGAAATGAGTAAGAGCCAGTTTAATCATTTAGTCCATCGCCATCGATTCGATCTTCTCATTTATGATCGTGAACTGAATGGTTTGGTCGAACAGTCTGATTATACAAATGCGAGTCTTTTTACCTATCATGATAAGTTGCCCTCTATAAACCATCTCCAACGCTCAAATACCAATGAAAAACAATCTTTAAAAAGAAGTTCTTCAAGTAAACTTGTTCTGCAAACAAGTGGTACGACCGGTGTTTCTAAGGAAGCCGCACATAAACCTTCATTATTTAACTATTTAAATCCATTTATCGCATTTATTCAGCGATTAAAGATATTAAATTATAAAACTGCCTATATTGCTACTCCTATTTATCACGGATACGGTATTGCTGTCTTGCTTTTATTTATACCATTGGGAAAAAAAGCTGTGATTAGCAGCGTGTTTGATGCAAAAAAAGCTTGCAGATTGATACGTAATCACCATATTGAAATGGTTACAGTTGTTCCTGTGATACTTCAGAAAATGCTACAAACCAATCCACAAGACTTAAAGACCCTATCCTGCATTGCATCTGGTGGTGCAAGGCTTCCTGTAAAGCTTATTGAACGTTCATGTGGTGAATTAGGGAATGTTCTGTACAATTTGTACGGGACTTCAGAAGCTGGTTTAAATTTTATTGCTACACCAGAAGATTTAACGATTGCTCCTACTACAATAGGTAAAAAAATAAATGGGCTTCAAATAAAAGTCTTAGATGATGATATGTATGAGGTAGAGAATGGAAAAGTAGGACAACTTTGCGTGAGAAATGATTGGTCAATAGCAAACCGAAATAAGACTTGGATCAAAACAGGTGATTTAGGCTACCGAGATGAAAACGGTTATTATTTCTTATGTGGACGAACGGATGATATGGTGATTTCAGGTGGCGAAAATGTTTATCCGATCGAAGTGGAGCAAGAATTAATGAAGCACTCCTTAATTGAGGATGTTGCTATTATAGGAGTTAATGATGAACACTTTGGTCAAAGGTTAAAAGCATTTGTACTTCTGGTAGAAAATGTTGATCTTACAGAAGAAGAACTTCGTGAGTGGTTACGCCCAAGTGTTGCTAGATTCCAATTACCAAAGGAAATTGAGTTTGTTGACAAAATGCCCTATTCTCCTTTAGGTAAGCTTGATAAAAAACAGCTCAAATAA
- a CDS encoding SDR family NAD(P)-dependent oxidoreductase — protein MQSYRFVESCLFLPTYLNKKKLKHHIAGKSILITGASSGIGEQLTYQLANIRCHLILVARRGEKLSKIRSKLATKSAKISIFQADLRNEDEREHLLTFLHELPNGLDIVVSNAGLSIRRSIFESLDRYHDFTRTMAINYFAPVHILISLIPILNKNHGQIINISTVNALLSPVPYFAAYQASKSAFDVWLRSVSPELKDKDITTTTIYLPLVKTPMIKPTDAYQDVPAMSPNHVAKIICKSMYTKQKKYQPWWLIFGQAASIFVRNLGYFLIKGGK, from the coding sequence ATGCAAAGTTATCGTTTTGTAGAGTCATGTTTATTTTTACCTACTTACTTGAATAAGAAGAAACTAAAACACCACATTGCTGGAAAGTCTATCCTTATCACTGGTGCGAGTTCTGGAATAGGTGAGCAATTAACCTATCAGTTAGCCAACATTCGTTGCCATTTAATCTTAGTTGCGAGAAGAGGAGAAAAGCTTTCAAAGATAAGAAGCAAATTAGCAACCAAATCTGCCAAAATTAGTATTTTTCAAGCTGATCTTAGAAATGAAGATGAGAGGGAACATCTTCTAACATTTCTTCATGAACTTCCAAATGGCTTAGACATCGTAGTAAGTAATGCAGGACTTTCAATTAGAAGATCCATCTTTGAATCTTTAGATCGTTATCATGATTTCACACGAACGATGGCAATCAATTATTTTGCACCAGTACATATACTGATATCTCTTATCCCTATTCTTAATAAAAACCATGGGCAAATAATCAACATATCGACAGTAAATGCCTTGCTATCACCTGTTCCTTATTTCGCTGCTTATCAAGCATCGAAATCTGCTTTTGATGTTTGGCTTAGATCTGTTTCTCCTGAGTTAAAAGATAAAGATATAACAACAACAACCATATATTTACCATTAGTAAAAACACCTATGATTAAACCAACTGATGCATACCAAGATGTGCCAGCCATGTCACCAAACCATGTGGCCAAAATCATCTGCAAATCCATGTACACGAAACAGAAGAAATACCAGCCATGGTGGCTTATTTTCGGTCAAGCAGCTTCCATTTTTGTTAGAAATCTTGGCTATTTTTTAATTAAAGGAGGTAAGTAA